The DNA sequence ATGCTGCCGTCCTCGCGTTCGAAAATCTGCTGGGTCGGGTGGACTTTCTTCAACCTTATCCAGTGCGCGGCGAACTTGTCGAACTCGCAGCGGATGCGGATGCTGCGTTCGCTGCCGCGGAAGAGCAGGCTTTCGCGCTTGTGGGTTTCGAGGTCGTAGTCCGGGTGGTACTCAAAGGTCGCGTTGGTAGGCTCGACCGCAAGGATGCGCGATACCAGGAAGTCACGCAGATCCTGCTTTTCGTGGCACCAGCTTATCAAGTACCAGTTGTCCTTGTAGCAAATCAGGTGGTATGGGTCCACCTTCTTGTCGGCGATGTACGCCTTCTGTCCGCTGAAATACTTGAGGACGACGGTGATGCGGTGGCGGATGAAGTCCACAAGGGCGTCGAAAAGGTTCAAGTCCACGGACGGGAATGGCTCGATGTTGAATTGGAGGATGTTGTCGAGAGAGCGCAAATCCACGCTTACCGGATCCTGCAAACCTTCCGCAACCTTTTCAAAGGCGCTCATAATGGGCTTTTCGAGATTGGTACCCTCGTACATCTTGCGCATCTGCTCCATGACGAGGATGCTGACGAGTTCGCCTTCCTTCAGCTTGACGAGCGGAAGGCTGAACGTGGAGCCGTACGTGAAACCCTTGATTTTGTAGTCGTACACCAAGGGCGCGCCCAGCGTGTCCTTCAGATACTCGATGTCGCGGTAAGCGGTGGAAAGGCTGATGTCGAAGTGGTCGGCCATATCCTGCGCGCTCGGGTACTCGCCCGCGAGCACCTGGCCGTGCAACCATCTTACCCGTTCAATCTGGGTTGAGCTATTTTCATCTTTTTTCTTATTTGCCATCACAATTTCTCCTTTGCCCGTAGGCGAATCTTATCCCTGCGGGTGCAAAACCTTCTCGGCAGGACGACAATCAAAACCAGTCCCCCTGGCCGCCGGGATGCTACCACGGCAAATCCGATGATGTAAAGCCCCGGAATGCCAATGCTAGTCATTTTCAAGGAATTCACAAACTTTGAACGTTCATCACCGGGCCTTCCGGCGATCCCAAATTAATAATAC is a window from the bacterium genome containing:
- a CDS encoding WYL domain-containing transcriptional regulator encodes the protein MANKKKDENSSTQIERVRWLHGQVLAGEYPSAQDMADHFDISLSTAYRDIEYLKDTLGAPLVYDYKIKGFTYGSTFSLPLVKLKEGELVSILVMEQMRKMYEGTNLEKPIMSAFEKVAEGLQDPVSVDLRSLDNILQFNIEPFPSVDLNLFDALVDFIRHRITVVLKYFSGQKAYIADKKVDPYHLICYKDNWYLISWCHEKQDLRDFLVSRILAVEPTNATFEYHPDYDLETHKRESLLFRGSERSIRIRCEFDKFAAHWIRLKKVHPTQQIFEREDGSIEVTFLVTSYENMLRWVLSFGEHARVLEPIDLIYKVKRSVDRLAQLYAHVPGYYDQMGGPPSRQRYQQRGYEIGRPPAGRVREYLPPRGRGGYEIGRGGYEVPARGYDPAARGYDPGARGGYERPGYERPGYERPGYERGGYERGGYERGGGYEQPPRGGYEIDRGRPGTGFGRGGFEYDYGGGYEPDRAGEPEPRANAPEEETENDE